In Rariglobus hedericola, the following proteins share a genomic window:
- the dnaN gene encoding DNA polymerase III subunit beta gives MKFKINRDHFSNGLAQVLNVVGSKATMPILSNVLIEAEKDYISLTTTNLDLGIRCKIKAEVKEGGSVTLPVKRLATIVRELPNVDVTFDSTPNHQVKLTSGGSTFKIVGIGKEEFPPLPEFGDDKSFTLEQAELTSMLKSVSYAQSSDETRYILNGVYFNFRDGKLNLVATDGRRLALISKELEVPAESAGSIILPAKTVSELTRMLDKGEKLKIAFNDRRASFQINTDKDSSGLVDSIYLYSKVVEGNYPNYQQVIPKETHQRIKLERELFLQCVHRAALVTSEKSNSVKIKLTSNLLEITAQSPDFGEAHESMAIAYSGPDLQVAFNPSFVIDPLKALTKDEVFFELKDEVSPGVFKTLESFICVIMPVRLS, from the coding sequence ATGAAATTCAAGATCAACCGCGATCACTTCAGCAACGGCCTCGCCCAGGTTCTCAACGTCGTTGGCTCCAAGGCTACGATGCCGATCCTGAGCAATGTGCTGATCGAAGCAGAGAAGGACTACATCTCTCTCACCACGACGAACCTCGACCTCGGCATCCGCTGCAAGATCAAGGCCGAGGTGAAGGAAGGCGGCTCGGTCACGCTTCCCGTGAAGCGTCTCGCGACCATCGTCCGCGAATTGCCCAACGTCGACGTCACCTTCGACTCCACGCCCAATCATCAGGTCAAACTCACCTCGGGCGGCTCCACCTTTAAAATCGTTGGCATCGGCAAGGAAGAGTTCCCCCCGCTCCCCGAATTCGGAGACGACAAGAGCTTCACCCTCGAGCAGGCCGAGCTCACCTCGATGCTCAAGAGCGTGTCCTACGCCCAGTCTTCCGATGAGACGCGCTACATCCTCAACGGCGTTTATTTCAACTTCCGTGACGGCAAGTTGAACCTCGTCGCCACGGACGGCCGCCGCCTCGCGCTCATTTCGAAGGAGCTAGAGGTTCCCGCCGAGAGCGCTGGAAGCATCATCCTGCCCGCCAAGACCGTTTCCGAGCTCACCCGCATGCTGGACAAGGGGGAGAAGCTTAAAATCGCGTTTAATGACCGCCGCGCGTCCTTCCAGATCAACACCGACAAAGACTCCAGCGGTCTCGTTGATTCGATCTACCTCTATTCGAAGGTCGTCGAAGGCAACTATCCCAATTACCAGCAGGTCATCCCCAAGGAGACCCACCAGCGCATCAAGCTGGAGCGCGAGTTGTTCCTCCAGTGCGTGCACCGCGCCGCGCTGGTCACCTCCGAGAAGTCCAACTCGGTGAAGATCAAACTCACCAGCAACCTGCTCGAAATCACCGCACAGAGCCCTGATTTCGGCGAGGCGCACGAGTCGATGGCGATCGCCTACAGCGGCCCCGATCTTCAGGTCGCGTTCAACCCCTCGTTCGTCATCGATCCGCTCAAGGCATTGACCAAGGACGAAGTGTTTTTCGAGCTAAAGGACGAAGTGAGCCCCGGCGTGTTCAAGACGCTGGAAAGCTTCATCTGCGTCATCATGCCGGTGCGCCTGAGCTGA
- a CDS encoding CDP-alcohol phosphatidyltransferase family protein, protein MANDTPPPTDNEADPYSIEQASRIYFLPNLMTAGNLFCGLAACLRCIEASFIARGAEAVGVIPPEAIAHYKDAIWYIFGAMAFDALDGRLARMGGKESLFGAEFDSLADVVSFGLAPALMVFFLIIRPAGGDQTLLSVGGLIGFIYLLCAAIRLARFNVITHPLLQKPGSKSANKDFIGLPVPAAAGTVAALMLFLLNLLSNDKSLQWITLGLPPLLLLVAMLMVSTVRYPSGKQIDLRTKTKLTTLVLYVAVGAAVVRFKEYGMIIVCLGYIFYGLARHWRRHGPIKRAPLV, encoded by the coding sequence ATGGCCAACGACACGCCCCCTCCCACGGATAACGAAGCGGACCCCTACTCGATCGAACAGGCCAGCCGGATTTACTTCCTGCCGAACCTGATGACCGCGGGTAACCTGTTCTGCGGTTTAGCGGCCTGCTTGCGCTGTATCGAAGCCAGTTTCATCGCCCGCGGCGCCGAAGCGGTCGGCGTAATCCCGCCTGAAGCGATTGCGCACTACAAAGATGCGATTTGGTATATCTTTGGTGCCATGGCCTTTGACGCACTTGATGGCCGTCTCGCCCGCATGGGCGGCAAGGAATCGCTGTTTGGAGCGGAATTCGATTCCTTGGCCGATGTCGTTTCGTTCGGCCTGGCTCCGGCGCTGATGGTGTTTTTCCTCATCATCCGTCCGGCGGGTGGCGACCAGACGCTTTTGAGTGTCGGTGGTTTGATCGGCTTTATCTACCTGCTGTGTGCGGCCATCCGTCTCGCCCGCTTCAACGTCATCACCCACCCGTTGCTCCAAAAACCGGGTTCGAAATCCGCCAATAAAGACTTCATCGGCCTTCCGGTCCCCGCGGCCGCCGGCACGGTGGCCGCGTTGATGCTTTTCCTGCTCAACCTACTATCAAACGATAAGTCATTGCAGTGGATTACCTTGGGCCTTCCTCCGCTGTTGCTTTTAGTGGCGATGCTGATGGTCAGCACGGTGCGTTATCCGAGCGGCAAGCAGATCGATCTGCGCACCAAGACGAAGCTCACGACACTGGTCCTCTACGTCGCAGTCGGTGCGGCGGTCGTGCGTTTTAAGGAATACGGCATGATCATCGTGTGCTTGGGCTACATTTTCTACGGCCTCGCGCGTCACTGGCGCCGCCACGGTCCGATCAAGCGCGCGCCCCTCGTTTGA
- a CDS encoding type II toxin-antitoxin system RelE family toxin produces the protein MYQVTFSEQSMLELNKLDKLQQLEAIEPISSLKPADLEHPREPLGTFTRAGHTLYRLRAGDHRFYFETRGTEAIHVLYILHKNSLEDFLLRNKLPVSESQLAEQDSKFWKYLESLTKK, from the coding sequence ATGTATCAGGTCACTTTTTCCGAGCAGAGCATGCTGGAACTCAACAAGCTGGATAAACTCCAGCAACTTGAAGCCATTGAGCCGATCAGCTCGTTGAAGCCGGCCGATCTCGAACACCCGCGCGAGCCGCTCGGCACCTTCACGCGCGCCGGCCACACCCTCTACCGTCTGCGCGCCGGCGATCATCGGTTCTATTTCGAAACGCGCGGCACCGAGGCCATTCACGTCCTCTACATTTTGCACAAGAACTCGTTGGAAGACTTTTTGTTGCGCAATAAACTGCCTGTCTCCGAGAGCCAGCTGGCTGAACAGGATTCCAAGTTTTGGAAATACCTGGAGTCGCTCACCAAAAAATAA
- a CDS encoding extracellular solute-binding protein, which produces MARVSLRAETTPRELDIPVLVAGYGAAFFEETAREFESLRPDLKVRIHGNPRINDQVRIRVMAGDDPDATDAVLLYPNLIKAGRILDLAPYLDGPNWEGDARWRDTFLPGVLERWTSPAAVTNSGETTAAPPVAAPVYGLPFAHAVWTIFYDKKRFRENGWEVPRTWDEFFILCEKMERADVSPLSLPGVFMRYGDAFLRAAHYNLVGPDGWRSYNQLEAGARTDPRFIRAAGILQRLATRHLVKGWEGMTHTAAQLAFIDGRAAMTISASWFASEMRGKLPAGFELGAMNLPVFAEGIAPVDTIQTQSAYYFLFTCGDKEQERATVDFFRFLTSRERAKRFAQLVDSPVALRAVGPDDYSPLMRDTAALIAKATGSFDAAPPTSATNLAVINQALTDARYRLMTGRITPEEFGARLESAATAARAREINPDNVETRHGFAAAALLLVLAALVAWLVWIKCAKGRRSAPAQASSSEHLGRLRGSLAMGFVGPSLLLFGAFVVLPGLASFIWAFTRWDGLGERTWAGLFNFRWLLLESDVFWFALRNNLFLMIAPALVVVPAALFFAALIHRGVWGGAVFRVVFLFPNMLGGIAATLLWMSAYDPHGGLVNTALVKLGFESFEGFAWLSQAHLYAALLPIYLWMACGFNLVLYLAAMQGISPDLYEAADLEGASPARQFFTITLPLIWEVLVISAVFLVIGGLNAFEMIWLLTSQDPASGSHTLSTLMVSTMFQEFQVGRATAIAVMMFVLVLVGSAAVMRALRRDTVEM; this is translated from the coding sequence GTGGCGCGCGTGTCCTTGCGCGCTGAAACCACGCCGCGGGAACTCGACATTCCCGTGCTGGTGGCGGGCTACGGCGCCGCGTTTTTTGAGGAAACCGCCCGCGAGTTCGAATCCCTGCGGCCGGATCTGAAGGTCCGTATCCACGGCAATCCGCGCATCAACGATCAGGTCCGCATTCGCGTCATGGCGGGCGATGATCCGGACGCCACTGATGCCGTCCTGCTTTATCCAAACCTCATCAAGGCCGGGCGCATTCTCGATCTCGCGCCCTACCTCGACGGCCCCAATTGGGAAGGCGATGCGCGCTGGCGCGACACCTTTCTGCCCGGCGTGCTGGAGCGGTGGACCAGTCCAGCCGCCGTGACGAATTCCGGCGAAACGACTGCCGCGCCCCCTGTGGCCGCGCCGGTTTACGGGCTGCCCTTTGCCCACGCGGTATGGACGATTTTCTACGACAAAAAACGCTTCCGTGAAAACGGTTGGGAAGTCCCGCGCACATGGGACGAATTTTTTATCCTGTGCGAAAAAATGGAGCGCGCGGATGTCTCCCCTCTTTCGCTGCCGGGCGTGTTCATGCGTTACGGTGACGCCTTTCTCCGCGCCGCGCATTACAACCTCGTCGGCCCCGATGGCTGGCGCAGCTACAACCAGCTCGAAGCGGGTGCTCGCACCGATCCGCGCTTCATCCGCGCCGCCGGCATTCTGCAACGCCTCGCCACGCGCCATCTCGTCAAGGGCTGGGAAGGCATGACGCATACCGCGGCCCAACTCGCCTTCATCGACGGTCGCGCAGCGATGACCATTTCGGCTTCGTGGTTTGCGAGTGAGATGCGCGGAAAACTTCCCGCTGGCTTCGAACTGGGCGCGATGAACCTGCCGGTGTTTGCGGAAGGTATTGCTCCAGTGGATACCATCCAGACGCAGAGCGCCTATTATTTTTTGTTCACCTGCGGGGACAAAGAACAGGAACGCGCGACGGTGGATTTCTTCCGTTTCCTGACATCGCGTGAACGCGCGAAACGGTTTGCACAGCTGGTGGATTCACCCGTCGCGCTCCGCGCCGTGGGACCGGATGATTATTCGCCGCTCATGCGTGACACCGCGGCGTTAATCGCCAAGGCAACCGGCTCCTTTGATGCGGCGCCGCCGACTTCGGCGACGAATCTCGCGGTCATCAATCAAGCGCTGACGGATGCCCGCTACCGATTGATGACGGGACGTATCACGCCGGAGGAATTCGGTGCCCGTCTCGAGTCGGCCGCGACCGCGGCGCGCGCCCGCGAAATCAATCCGGATAACGTGGAAACGCGCCACGGTTTCGCCGCCGCTGCTCTGTTGCTTGTTCTCGCTGCGCTCGTTGCCTGGCTGGTATGGATAAAGTGCGCCAAGGGCCGCCGGTCTGCTCCCGCGCAGGCCTCGTCGTCGGAGCATCTTGGCCGGTTGCGCGGATCGCTGGCGATGGGCTTTGTCGGACCGTCACTGCTGCTGTTTGGAGCGTTCGTCGTCCTGCCGGGACTGGCGTCGTTCATCTGGGCGTTCACGCGCTGGGATGGTCTGGGTGAACGCACCTGGGCGGGGCTGTTCAACTTCCGGTGGCTGCTGCTGGAGAGCGATGTATTCTGGTTCGCACTACGGAATAATCTTTTCCTGATGATCGCGCCCGCGCTCGTGGTGGTGCCGGCCGCGTTGTTTTTCGCCGCGTTGATCCATCGCGGCGTGTGGGGCGGGGCAGTGTTTCGCGTCGTGTTTTTGTTTCCCAACATGCTCGGCGGTATTGCGGCGACGTTGTTGTGGATGAGTGCCTACGATCCGCACGGCGGCTTGGTGAATACCGCGCTGGTGAAACTGGGCTTTGAGAGCTTCGAAGGATTTGCGTGGCTCTCGCAGGCGCACCTCTACGCCGCGTTGCTGCCGATCTATCTGTGGATGGCGTGCGGGTTTAACCTGGTTCTGTATCTCGCGGCGATGCAGGGAATCTCGCCCGATCTCTATGAGGCGGCGGACCTTGAAGGCGCATCGCCGGCGCGGCAATTTTTCACGATCACGCTGCCTCTTATATGGGAAGTGCTGGTGATCTCCGCGGTGTTTTTGGTGATCGGCGGACTCAACGCGTTTGAGATGATCTGGCTGCTCACTTCGCAGGATCCGGCGAGCGGTTCGCACACGCTGAGCACGCTGATGGTATCGACGATGTTTCAAGAATTCCAAGTGGGCCGCGCCACGGCTATCGCCGTGATGATGTTTGTCCTCGTGCTGGTCGGTAGCGCCGCCGTCATGCGCGCGCTCAGGCGCGACACCGTGGAAATGTGA
- a CDS encoding EF-hand domain-containing protein yields MKAAFLFPSLLAATQFLVSANAAEPDSAAARDAEIIKRYDTNKDGKLDEAEVAAVKETMLMESQENKEARRERLQERQKSWLEEFDTNKDGKLDEAEKAAMDTTMRARTEKRPQLLKRLDTDGDGKLSDAEWIAGREKIRTRIEEAKGKDKK; encoded by the coding sequence ATGAAAGCAGCATTTCTATTCCCGTCCCTCCTCGCAGCAACGCAATTTCTTGTATCCGCAAACGCTGCCGAACCCGATTCTGCCGCCGCCCGTGATGCCGAGATCATCAAGCGTTACGACACCAACAAAGACGGCAAACTCGATGAAGCCGAGGTCGCCGCCGTGAAGGAAACGATGTTGATGGAAAGCCAGGAAAACAAAGAGGCCCGCCGCGAACGTCTTCAAGAGCGCCAAAAATCCTGGCTCGAGGAGTTCGACACCAACAAGGACGGCAAACTCGACGAAGCCGAAAAAGCCGCGATGGACACCACGATGCGCGCCCGCACCGAAAAACGTCCGCAGCTGCTCAAGCGCCTCGATACCGATGGCGATGGCAAGCTGAGCGATGCCGAGTGGATCGCCGGCCGCGAAAAAATCCGGACCCGGATTGAGGAAGCCAAGGGCAAAGACAAGAAATAG